TTGCATCATTAGATATTCTGTTGGACATAATTATGACACAAACTGAATTCATAGTAAGGAGATTTTCTTCCATTGATCAGGGCTATCAGGCTGCAGTATATGCAGGCAACTAAAAAGAATTTTCATTTGTTTGTTACAATTTTGAAGAGAATTGATTATAGTCAATGTCATATGAAGCAGAATGTTACTATGGTGGAACAGAAAAATTACAAGTCACAAGTGTGCTCTAGTGTTGAGAAAATTGTTGATGTTATCAAATTTGTGGTGTCTGATGAAGTTGACAGACAAGCATGTGATCTCTGCTATATTGAATCATAGAGACCTTCAGCAAATGCATGGAcgaaacacacacacacacacacacacacacacacacacacacacacacacacacacacacacacacacacacacactagTTGATTATAGCAGAAGTTGGAAATTGATCAAACATTTCTAGAACACAATTGAGAACTTTGTTCATATGAAGGGAAAAAACAGTTGCAAAATTTGGGGCATATTGAAAAGTCTATAATGGTGATCAGATCAGAACCAACCTAAAAACCGCACTGAGAAACTAACACACTTATGGTTTCTTTACTATTTTTATTGTCTTACAAGGTGGAAGAGAAGGTCATTGTTGGACTGTCTTCTAATCTTGTTTATTCTTAATGACAACAAAATAATCAATAAGTCTTCTGGATGTTTATATTCTATATTGTTACTTTTGTATACTCTTTCGTGATGCAGCCTAATTTTCAGTACTGCTGCATAATGGTGCCGTTGCTCTATGTTAGCTACATCTGTACCTTTGAATTTGGACCCTGCTTTTAATATATTCTCCTGCAATTAACTGTAGTAGCAAACTTGAGaaggaaagaaattaaataaaggcAGGTCGTATATTAAGATTGTAATGTTCTTTTGCTGGCACCAGGTTGTAGTCCTTTTGAATGAGAAGGTAGTGCTGCATTTTGCAAAATGAGTGGAAGTGGCAGAAGGCGCAGCTCTAAGTGGGATTTGAAAGAAGAATCTCGGATCCCATTTGATAGTGTACACGACAATGCATGGCCTGGGAAAGCAGGCTTGTCTTTTCATGACAAAGAATCACAGCGCGGCTGGCTTTCACCTGAAGGAGCTAGTGGTACTCGTGCCAAATGGTCTGCTCTGGAACCTTTATCTGGAAGAAGAGGCTCACGCAGAGATGACAGCATTGACGAGGAACGTAACAGAGATTTAAAAGCAATGCCCACATGGGATGGAGATGAGAATTATGGGACAAGAATGTCTCCTGGTCTTGATGAATGGAGGCAGCAAAATCGACACAATTCTCCTAAAAGTGAAAGGAAAAGATCAAGAAGGTTTGATAGGATTTTTTTCTGAATGATGTTGGTTTTTCCTAAAAGTGAATAAAAAAGAACATTAAGGTctgttaagaatttttttttattgatattagTCTTCGGATTGTGTTTTCCGTTATGTGTGTATCCATATAAAATGGAGAATGTATCATGTACCTACTTAGACTTAATCCCTCAAACCAGTTAAGGTAGGTTATATGTACCCTTTTCATCCATTTCACCCTGTTAATGTTTACATATTCAGAAAGGCATAGGCCACTAGTCTTTATTCTTTCTTCCACTCTTACGTCTGTCCCTTGCTTTCTCTTATATCCTAATATGTATTAATGATCTATATATTTCTAAGAAATTGTTCTGTTAGTCTTGTTCCTGAACTAGAATTTGCTTGAGATGTAAATTTTAACAACTGCTTAAAGATTTCTTAAATTCTTGTTCGTTTGTAGTTTTTGGTGTTCCTGTCGTGCTTCTCTTGTACTTGGCATAATGTTGTTTCAACTTTCTTATAAAGCTTACACGTTTTAATGACAGATAAATGGTCACTGCTGTCTCTGCTGCTTAAGTTGATTCTATGTTGAATATTTCTCTCTACAGTTGGTTGATGTTATTTGTTTATCCTAATTCTGTTTTATTTGCAGAAGTAGAAGCCGGAGCCAGAGTCGGAGTAGGAGTAGAAGTCCTGCCCGCGGCTTTGGGCGAGAATCAGTAATGCACGACAgaagtagaagcagatcagGTGTATCATCTCAATTATGCAAAGACTTTGCCGTTGGAAGATGCAGGAGGGGTAATCACTGTCAATTTCTTCATCAAGATACTCAAGGTTATGCTGATGGCTGGGAAAGACAGAGGAAAACTGTAACTTCAAAATATCCCACTCATGAATCCAGGGAGTACCCCTCAGGGAGTGGAAGATCTATTGATTGTTGTAATGATTTTCTTAAAGGCAACTGTAGGCGGGGTGCATCCTGCAGGTTTTCCCATCATGTTGGCTCTGTGACTGTTAAGGGTTCTTCTAGCGAGGTAACTAGGGAAAGAAATAATGACCGAAGGCATAAAGACGCATCTCCAGAGAGACGTGGTGAGCGTGAAATCCACAGAGCATCTGATGTTCCCTGCAAATTTTTTGCTGCGGGTAATTGTCGCAATGGAAAATATTGCAGGTTTTCTCATCAGGATTTGGCCCATGTAAGTCCTGATGGGTCACGGGATGGCAGGCGTTCACTTGACCAAAACTCTGACGATCTGGAGAAATTGTGGAATGGTCCAAAATGGGGCCCTGCTAGTGCTTTAGATGCTGGAAAGTTGAGTGGGGGTAAAAGTGAGACAGTTGGCGCCCCTGATCAAAGGCGCACTGCACGTTCTGTTTATGATGAATGGGGTCATTGTTTGGAGGATAAGACACTTGATGATGCACCAATTGATCCTAAAATGGTCCAGAGTGAAGCCACCCTTACATGGAAGACAGAAAATGCTAGTGATAACATGCTTGCTTCTGAACAAAGAGCAGGTGGTGAGAAGTGGCTTGGAGATATGGACATGTCTCCTGAGTGGAGTTATAAAGTTCGACATTCTAACCATATTGATAAACAAGATTCTGCTTCTTTAATCAGTTGCAATCCCAGTATAACGAGAGAAGTTTCAGGTCATGCAGGTGATGCCACTGCTGTTATGCCATCATTGATAAATGAACCATCTGCCAAACCCCAGGTCTACAATTTAAGGGAGGTTGGTGCAAATACTCTGCTTCGTGATGATAGTGTGACTGGAAAAATGGCCAGTTCTCATAGTGGTGTTCCTGCCAATATTATTTCTGCACAAAGCTTTGATCATAATGGCATGAATTTAAATGCTTTACCACTTCCAGGCTTGAATGGTATTGGGCAAGGTCAAGTAACAATCTCAACTTCAGGTGGAGGTGATGTGAATCCTCAAAATCAGATGCTGCTTCAGGAGGGAAAGACAATCAACAAGCCAGATAATAGGGAAGAAAATACATCAAAAATTAATTCTGGAGTTTCTATGACACAGAATATGGTAAGCAGTGAACAACTTACTCAGCTCACCAACATCTCGGCCTCTATAGCTCAGTTACTTGCAAATGGACAGCAGCTTCCCCATCTTTTTGTTGTTCACAATGCCCATAATAATACAGAAATATCTTCCTCTGCAAACTCTGAGGAGCTTGTTAAACCAGATTCTGCAGCAACTACAGATTCAAATCAAAATGTAGGTCTGAGGAAGCAGTATGATCCTATATGTGACAGCCTTGATACTGAAAAGAATGATGTCAATAATAATCCAACGGGTTTTTCACAAAACCTTATTATGCAGAAAAATGTTGTGGACAGGAAACTGGAAATGTCATCCAAAAGTTTGTCTCCACCTGTTGCAGGTGCACCAAGTGCTGGTGATTACAAGAAGTTCCATACTTTGCAAGAACCTAATGACAAGAGTTACCAGGTAAATGATATGAAGCCAGGTGCAAACTCCAAGGTTACCAAGGAAAACAATGGAATGGTAACCGAGGAAAGCAGGAAAGTAGAGGAGGACAAGACTGCACAAGAAAATGATCCTGCAGAAAACATTGATGGAGATGGGAAGACTGATGACGGCAAACAAAGCAAGGATGTTAAGGGGATTCGCGCATTTAAGTTTGCACTTGTGGAGTTCATTAAGGAGCTTCTGAAACCCACATGGAAGGAAGGTCAAATGAGCAAGGACGCTTACAAAAACATTGTAAAAAAGGTAGTTGACAAAGTCACTGGTACAATGCAGGGAGCCACTATTCCTCAAACACAAGAAAAAATTCAACAATATCTTTCATTTTCAAAGCCAAAGCTGACAAAACTTGTACAGGTGTGCTCTCATTTACTTGGTTTATGTTGCATTTCTCAGAAAATGATAATACAGTCTCAAATATGACCCTTTTTTTCTCCCTTTAATTCAATTGCTGCTATTACCTGTATCTGTTCTTGGTACAAATTCATTGTGAGGTAGAAGCTATTTAATATGCATACATTTGTTTGCTGTCCTTGATTATAGCTTttcatttatttgttttttgttGGGTTGCAGGCTTATGTGGAGAAATTTCAGAAGGATAAATGAAACAAGGAACTTCCAGTGTTttctattcatttatttttccgTGTTATATAGCAAGCCCATACTATTTCTTGTGAATTTATTATGCCTGATACTGCAGTGTCTAGAGTGACATTTTCCTGTTTTGTATCTTAGTAGTTAGAATCAAAGATTGGCTAACCCTTTCAGCTCCTACTTGCAGATTTACCATACCTTATTGTTTGGAAGTCTGTGTTGTCACTTATTTCTGTGTGGGGTATTTATGCTGGCACCTAATTCATGGCAGTGGCAGTGCcctcttttcttttatattacaTGATTAGCATTACATGGTTTGGTCTTAGGGGATCTTGCTCACACTTATTTTCATTGCTGCATAGAATGTTTTTGAAGACTTCAAAACTTTCTTGCTCAATTTTTCAGTGTTCATTCTTCTTGCTGACCATCTCACAATTGCTTATGTATTCATTGTACTTTGTATTCTAGTAGTTTCTTGGGGATAATTCTACAGCGCTGTTTTATGAACACAGTTGTCTGGTGGTGTGGTCTGAGCTTTTGCCCCTAACAAGGTCTCTAGTTTTGTCGGGTAGAGATGTCATATGTAGCTTCCAGGTGGTGTGCATTTTCCATCTTTCATTTTCATGGCACTTCACTGGATGGATGGATATGCTTTGTAGGTCTTTATATAACTCTTATTTAATGGTGCCCCTGTGTCTGGACAAGACAAGAATATTCCTGGTTCTGTGATTGGTCCTTTTCGTTTGTTGAATTGTGATGTGGCTATTGCAGAAAGAGATTTAGGTCAGCTGTTCTGTTAATACGTATTTCTTGAACCCTTCTGAATAAATGACGTAAAGGTTTGTGCTGCATCACTGACTGTAATAGTTGAAGAACGATAATACATGGACAGCGATCAAAGCTTCGGGGCAGGTGCTCGATGGAACTGACTGAGGTCCTTTGTGGACCAGGATTTTTAAGCCTTCAGATTTGTGTTTGTTGTGgtaaaagaaaaatgagttgTTCCTGGTTTAGTTATAAACGACCTAGAGAATGCATTTTCCTTCATCGAAGAAAGAATCACGAGAAAGGGAGAAATTCTGTGCAAATTAATACGGCCAAATATAAATTCtaagatttattttattatattcctCAACTTTTTGGTGAATTTCATGCAATTTCTTAAAAAAGGTATTATCAGTAATGTTTGTTTAATGCCCGCAAAAgtaggtgattttttttttctaaaaatgcgtagcttttattttttatttttttttcttagtaaTCAAAATGTTGCAGAATGTTGAATAAAACAACCCAGTCCAGCATCCATCTTCCCCATGAGAAAAATCCTAACAATCAGCCCTATATATACTCAAGTTACTGCAAATGAAAACAACGTCAATTTAGGTTATACCGTGAGTAGTGTTTAGttcgaattaaaaaaaattaattgaatcatATTAAttcgaattaaaaaaaaataattaaattgaattaatttaaaattttagtttaattttttatttttttaatttaatttagtttgatttttgattggatttgattttgattaaaaaatttgataaaattaaattaattaattaacaatattatatttttttaataatacaaaaAGAGTAGATTATAATAAAGATTAAcgctttataaaattttaaaatattaaaaataaaatataaaaaataaaatatcattaaaaaaataaattaattaaattaaatcagattgaattgaattatattaattcgatttaaattaatttttattcaaaatcagttggatttagttttataaatagtaaaattttaactttcaaTTTAATTGTTTCAAAACAATTCAATTGAATGCTCCAtttctaaatatatatttgtaattAATGTTGATATATAAAgtgttaaataaattatatttaatattattattggtttataaaataattaataagtgtctattaatttattttattagtggTTTAACGTGTAGTTATAGATATTTGTAAGTGCTTGATAGCCTGTTCAAGTTTACTCCTAATTCcgtattgataaatattttcctcttcctggtccatgatagatctggttttcttctgggtcccttcttgctgggctccctggtggatctctccatgttcttcctggtgaagggacctgtaaaataagaaagaatggtcaggggtctaccgggtgtgccccggcagaggccctccgacgctcaagtcagattttatggctcagagtagtatatttaggcaagggttacagaaagaataataatggtgtccaggaaggaaaaggaagaagaagagagagccccctctgcgtggcctctaccgtgatatatatatatctgtctctctgccacaatgctagctgtcttctgttgcctagctccgtatgtacggatgtgtcaggcgcctgctccatgcgtaacggccattaattctcctctgatacgtatgattctcctctgatacgcatgcggaaggacctaccagtggggcatcttggtcattttcccctttccgggctgggttgaatggtagggctgaagttgagcctggtgagggcctgattactgggccgagaggtttgggccggtttgattgaggagtctaggcggagtccggccctgtgactgagcaggctggacctggctctcgaggggaatattgaagccttcggatcatggactgttttcatgggcctggcctttataccggggtgaagaaattcagcgatcatcaattgcccctttatctcctcagcagttattccatgactggtgaggggataaatctttaaactctattcatgaccgtGTGGTCTGAGAACTGCTCCTGTCGAAAGTATCActttcttgcctttttattatttttgcctgagcgttggactcttgtgtatgttttttgccccTGAGTATTTATGGGCTGTTTTCTCTCGGgcgttttgcgggctctttgttgcctggacctttctctaggccagctgagttggtttagtgtgagtggtcaattctcgaggtcggtgcctcttatgattgcccctgattctctgtttggctttgtattttggtatgcagtttgCTTAGGAATCGTCTTGTCTTAATTCGGTCTGCCTATTGGGTTTACCAGTACGGTGctcgttttcttgagatcggcatgatgctttggtacttttggctgttgtgtgagattaaagtctctctacctgatgacttgagctcctttgggaggtcggagtttagctttttcatttatggtcccgtgccccaatcttttatgtgagatcagaactatgttctttatgagttgtttttgcttgttgCACCGGATGGTCTTGGGGATTCTGgctatttttgctccgggagatctttgagatctttgccggtcttctacctcagtgaggtcttctgcctcattgaggtcttctgcctcagtgaggttttctgcctctttgaggtcttctgcctctttgaggtcttctgccttattgaggtcttctgcctctttgaggtcttctgcctctttgaggtcttctgcctcattaaggtcttctgcctcattgaggtcttctgcctttttgaggtcttctgcctcttttgaggtcttctgcctctttgaggtcttctgcctcttttgagttcttctgcctcattgaggtcttctgcctctttgaggtcttctgcctctttgaggtcttctgcctcattgaggtcttctgcctcattgaggtcttctgtctctttgaggtcttctgcctctttgaggtcttctacctcggtgaggtcttctgcctcattgaggtcttctcttgtcaagaccttattgaggtcttccttgtcaagaccttattgaggtcttcttttgctaggacctcagtgaggtcttcttttgtcaagaccttattgaggtcttcttttgtcaggacctcagtgaggtcttcttttgtcaagaccttattgaggtcttctcttgttttttcgggagttcttaggggatcccggccttctttgtttacccgggagttcttaggggatcccggtcttgtttgttttcccgggagttctaggggatcccggtcttctttgttccggggtgacctaggggccccgccggctgttttttgttttgttttcctgggagttctaggggatcccggtcttctttgttccggggtgaccttggggccccgccggctgttttttgttttgttttcccgggagttctaggggatcccggtcttctttgttccggggtgacctcggggccccgccggctgttttttgttttgttttcccgggagttctaggggatcccggtcttctttgttccggggtgacctcggggccccgccggctgttttttgttttgttttcccgggagttctaggggatcccagtcttctttgtatttccgggatgacctcggggcctcgccggctgtttgtgcaccaggagatcttacgggatcctggccgtttttgtttttccgggacgacctcggggcctcgccggctgtttttgttccaagagatcttacgggatcctggtcatttttgtatgtccaggacgacctcggggcctcgccggttgtttttgttccaggagatcttacgggatcctggtcttctttgtatttccgggacgacctcggggcctcgccggttatttttgctccaggagatcttacgggatcctggccgtttttgttccggggtgacctcggggccctgcCGGCTGTCTTTGCTCCCTtaggaggtcttgcgcaaggttCAGGCTCAtcggccttactgtcgcttcgtcatctcagctggttttgtgcctaactgaggtcttgggtaagattcaggctcattggccttactgtcgcttcgtcatttcagctggtttttgtgcctaactgaggtcttgttcatttttctgaatttttctgcaaaataagagcttgtACAGAGCATATATAACGAAGATGcccgttgttaattcaataatattcatcaataaatgaTATGGCGCTCATGCCACTTAGTTTCATTTTTCAGATGCATGCAAGTATTAACTCATGCAATTTTAGAGATGCAATGAAC
This genomic interval from Manihot esculenta cultivar AM560-2 chromosome 12, M.esculenta_v8, whole genome shotgun sequence contains the following:
- the LOC110627885 gene encoding zinc finger CCCH domain-containing protein 38, producing MSGSGRRRSSKWDLKEESRIPFDSVHDNAWPGKAGLSFHDKESQRGWLSPEGASGTRAKWSALEPLSGRRGSRRDDSIDEERNRDLKAMPTWDGDENYGTRMSPGLDEWRQQNRHNSPKSERKRSRRSRSRSQSRSRSRSPARGFGRESVMHDRSRSRSGVSSQLCKDFAVGRCRRGNHCQFLHQDTQGYADGWERQRKTVTSKYPTHESREYPSGSGRSIDCCNDFLKGNCRRGASCRFSHHVGSVTVKGSSSEVTRERNNDRRHKDASPERRGEREIHRASDVPCKFFAAGNCRNGKYCRFSHQDLAHVSPDGSRDGRRSLDQNSDDLEKLWNGPKWGPASALDAGKLSGGKSETVGAPDQRRTARSVYDEWGHCLEDKTLDDAPIDPKMVQSEATLTWKTENASDNMLASEQRAGGEKWLGDMDMSPEWSYKVRHSNHIDKQDSASLISCNPSITREVSGHAGDATAVMPSLINEPSAKPQVYNLREVGANTLLRDDSVTGKMASSHSGVPANIISAQSFDHNGMNLNALPLPGLNGIGQGQVTISTSGGGDVNPQNQMLLQEGKTINKPDNREENTSKINSGVSMTQNMVSSEQLTQLTNISASIAQLLANGQQLPHLFVVHNAHNNTEISSSANSEELVKPDSAATTDSNQNVGLRKQYDPICDSLDTEKNDVNNNPTGFSQNLIMQKNVVDRKLEMSSKSLSPPVAGAPSAGDYKKFHTLQEPNDKSYQVNDMKPGANSKVTKENNGMVTEESRKVEEDKTAQENDPAENIDGDGKTDDGKQSKDVKGIRAFKFALVEFIKELLKPTWKEGQMSKDAYKNIVKKVVDKVTGTMQGATIPQTQEKIQQYLSFSKPKLTKLVQAYVEKFQKDK